GCGGGCGTGCTGCTCACCGGCTCTCCTTGACGCCTTCGGCTCCGAGGACGTTCAGCAGGGCGAGTGCCTCGGCGTCCCGGGAGCCGGCGGGCGCGCTGTAGAGGACGAGGTGCTGGTCGCGGTCGGTGAGGTCCATCGAGTCGCAGTCGACGGTGACGTCGCCGACGGCCGGGTGGTGGAACGTCTTGGTGAGCATCTGCGGGGCCTGGACGTCGTGCCGTTCCCAGAGGCGGGCGAACTCGGGACTGCCGTCGCGGAGCTCGTCGACGAGGCCGGTGACCTCGGGGTCCGACGGATAGCGGGCGACGGTCGAGCGGAGGTGCATCACGACGTGGTGGCGGAACTCGGCGGCGTCGGACACGCCGTAGAGGGTCGCGGGCCCGAGGAAGGCCCGGCGGGCGAGATTGCGGTCGGTCGGGGCGAGCTCGGCGAAGTCCTCCATCAGCGCGGCCGCAAGGTCGTTCCAGGCGAGCACCTCGAAGGCGGCCGAAGTGACGAAAGCGGCGGTCTGCGGCAGGCGCTCGATCAGGGCAAGGATGCTCGGGCGGACATCGCGGCGGTGCAGGCCGCTGCGGCTGGGCGCCGTACCGGCGAGGACGTGCAGGTGGTCGGACTCGGCGTCGGTGAGCCGCAACGCGGTGGCGATCCCGGCGAGGACCTCACCCGAGGGGCGCGGGGCGCGGCCCTGTTCGAGGCGGACGTAGTACTCGGTGGAGATGTGCGCGAGGACGGCGACCTCTTCGCGGCGCAGCCCCGGTGTCCGGCGGCGCGCACCCGACGGGAGGCCGACGTCCTCCGGGTGGAGGCGTTCGCGGCGGGTGCGGAGGAAGGCCCCGAGCTCCTGCTTGTCCATGTCCCCAGTCTGCCCGGCGTACGGCGGTGGAGCCTGGTACAGCCTGTGCCTGTCTGGGGTCCGCGGGCCGCACGACAGTTGTTGGCATGACGACAAACACCAACGCACCCATCGGCCTGCTGACCGGCAAGGTCGTGTTCATCACCGGCGCCAGCCGGGGCATCGGGGCGGCCGCCGCTCGGCTCTTCGCCGCCGAAGGCGCCGCTGTTGTGCTCGCGTCCCGTGGCATCGAGGCTCTGGAGAAGCTCGTGGGCGAGATCCGCGCCGACGGCGGTGTCGCGGACGCCGTACAGATCGACCTCGCGGACCGCGCGAGCGTCCGGGCCGCGGTCGCCCGGGTCGAGGAGCTGCACGGGCGCCTCGACGGCGCGTTCAACAACGGCGCGGCGATCCAGACGGCGCCCGGCCCGCTCGACACGACCACCGACGAGGACATCGAGGAGCAGTTCGCGGTGAACTTCCGCGCGCACTGGACCGCGATGAACGCCGAGGCGGCACTCATGCGCCAGGGCTCCGGCGGCGCGATCGTCAACACGTCGAGCATCGGCAGCCGCCGGGCCAATCCGGCGCTTCCGGCGTACGGCGCGATGAAGCGCGCGCTGAACAGCATCACCGAGACCGCCGCCGTCACCTGGGCACCCCACGGCATCCGCGTCAACGGCATCACCCCCGGCGGCACCGCCACCGAAATGATCGACACCTGGGAGGCGACCACACCCGGCGTCGTCGACCGGATCATGGCGTCCACCCCACTCGGCCGAATGGCCGAACCACGCGAAATCGCCGAACTCGCCGCCTGGCTCCTCAGCGACCGCGCCTCGATCGTCACCGGCGCCATCATCCCCGCCGACGGCGGCGCGGGGGCTTGAGCAGGTTGGCCGCCCGGTGGCGGTCCTGAATCTGCCGTCCGCCCTGGGCGACGGTGCAGCGCGCCGCCCCGGACGACGGGGCAGTACGCCGCCCCGGACGACGGGGCAGTACGCCGCCCCGGACGACGGGGCAGCGCGCCGTCCCGGGCGACGCCGGTGCCTGAGCCAGCCGCTTGTCCCGGGCGGCGCCGTCGCCTGAGTCGGCGGGCCGTCCAGGGCAGCGGTGCCCGAATCAGCGGGCGGTCCAGGGCGGCAAGTGCCCGGATCAGCCAGCCGTCCCGAGCCGCGCCGGCGCCTGAGCAGGCAGCTCGCCCCGGGCGGCGCCGGCGCTTGAGCCGGTCGGCCGCCCGGCGGCGGTTCTGAATCTGCGGGCCGCCCTGGGCGGCGGCGCGGGCCGGCCCGGACGGCGGTGCAGCGGGCCGTCCAAGGCGGCGCCGGTGCCTGAGCCAGCCGCTTGTCCCGGGCGGCGCCGGCGCCTGAGTCGGCGGGCCGTCCAGGGCAGCGGTGCCTGAATCAGCTGACCGTCGAGGGCGGCAAGTGCCTGGACCAGCCGGCCGTCCCGGGCCGCGCCGGCGCCTGAGTCGGGCGGGCGTGCCGGCCGAGGGGTGGCGTCAGGCGGATGCTTCGGCTGTTTGGAGGCGGTGGGTGGCGTCGATGTCCTGGCTGCGGCGGCGCAGCGAGCCGGGTGGTGAACCGGTGCCGCCGCCGAGAGCGCCGATCAGCATGATGACGATCAAGAACGGCAGGAGCACGACGCGCACCAGCATGGCCCACGGTGCGCTGAAACCCAGGCGGCCGCCGTCCTTCAGCCGGATCAGCCGCGTGCCGGTCAGCAGGGCGCCCAGCGATCGGCCGTTGCCGTAGAACACGCCGTACAGCAACGGGACCGCGGGGATCAGCACGATCACACCCAGCCCGACCATCGCGTCGTCGATTGTCGACACCGAGACCAGGACGACGATTCCGATGAACACACAGACCGCGCACACCAGGACGTCCACCAACCAGGCCGCCGCCATCGGCCACTGCCCCGCGCGGACGTACCGCTGCCCGTTCCCGAGCGGCTCCACCCGCTTGGCGACGTCCGGCCCGAGGACGTCCACAAGATCCACAGGTCTGCTCATGCAGCGAGACCGTACAGGTTCACAATGCGGAAGAAAGTACGGGAGAAGTACGGGCAGAGCGACGATCGGCCGGCCTCCTACAGTGCTCTCCAGGGACCGACTGTTGCTCAGCGCAAGCATCTGAACGCTGGACAACGGCTCGGTGACCTGTCGATGTCAGTAGACTGCGCACCGTGTCCGGCTTCGGCGAGCTGCTGCGGTTGTTCCGCCGCCAGTCCGGAATCACTCAACGCGAGCTGGCCGACAAGGCTGGCCTCAGCACGGCGGCGGTCCGGGATCTCGAACAGGGCCGGACCAAGAGCCCGAAGCCGGACTCGATCGACGCTCTCGCCGCCGTCCTCACGCTCAACCGCCACGACACCGGCGAACTGCACGCAGCCGCCAGGACCCACCGCTCCCCCGCCACCACTCCCACCGGAGCCCTGCGGATCAACGTCCTCGGCCCCCTGGAAGTCCGGTACGGCGACACGCCAATCGCCGTCAACTCAGCCCCACAGCGCACTTTGCTCGTCCGCCTCGCACTCGCAGCCGGTACGACGGTCAGCCAGGACGAGCTCATCGATCTCCTCTGGCCCCGGGATGCCCCAGCCAACGCGGCGACCCTCCTCCAGACCAGAATCGCCCGCCTGCGCCGCCTGCTGGAGTCCGGTCGCAGTTCCCGAGCTACAAGCCCGTCAGCCAACCGGTCACGGTCGAGCGACCTGTCGATTGTCGGCAATCAGGCCGGCTACCGACTCGAGGCGACAGCCGAAACTCTCGACCTCCTCGCGTTCCGCGAGCTGGTAGCGAAGGCAACCAACCCGAGACTGGCACCAGCGGCAGAGCTGCGCCGACCGCCGGCCGGCCGCGCTGACCTTCCGCACCGAACGTCTGCCGCAGCGTCGCGCAGCCCACTCGACGAATCCGCACGGGA
The Kribbella italica DNA segment above includes these coding regions:
- a CDS encoding helix-turn-helix transcriptional regulator gives rise to the protein MDKQELGAFLRTRRERLHPEDVGLPSGARRRTPGLRREEVAVLAHISTEYYVRLEQGRAPRPSGEVLAGIATALRLTDAESDHLHVLAGTAPSRSGLHRRDVRPSILALIERLPQTAAFVTSAAFEVLAWNDLAAALMEDFAELAPTDRNLARRAFLGPATLYGVSDAAEFRHHVVMHLRSTVARYPSDPEVTGLVDELRDGSPEFARLWERHDVQAPQMLTKTFHHPAVGDVTVDCDSMDLTDRDQHLVLYSAPAGSRDAEALALLNVLGAEGVKESR
- a CDS encoding SDR family NAD(P)-dependent oxidoreductase, which produces MTTNTNAPIGLLTGKVVFITGASRGIGAAAARLFAAEGAAVVLASRGIEALEKLVGEIRADGGVADAVQIDLADRASVRAAVARVEELHGRLDGAFNNGAAIQTAPGPLDTTTDEDIEEQFAVNFRAHWTAMNAEAALMRQGSGGAIVNTSSIGSRRANPALPAYGAMKRALNSITETAAVTWAPHGIRVNGITPGGTATEMIDTWEATTPGVVDRIMASTPLGRMAEPREIAELAAWLLSDRASIVTGAIIPADGGAGA
- a CDS encoding RDD family protein — encoded protein: MSRPVDLVDVLGPDVAKRVEPLGNGQRYVRAGQWPMAAAWLVDVLVCAVCVFIGIVVLVSVSTIDDAMVGLGVIVLIPAVPLLYGVFYGNGRSLGALLTGTRLIRLKDGGRLGFSAPWAMLVRVVLLPFLIVIMLIGALGGGTGSPPGSLRRRSQDIDATHRLQTAEASA